From a region of the Panthera uncia isolate 11264 chromosome B1, Puncia_PCG_1.0, whole genome shotgun sequence genome:
- the RP1L1 gene encoding retinitis pigmentosa 1-like 1 protein: protein MNSTLRDAQAPSHRECLLPSVARTPSVTQITPAKKITFLKRGDPRFAGVRLAVDQRAFKSFGALMDELSQRMPLSFGVRSVTTPRGLHGLSALEQLEDGGCYLCSDKKPPKTPSGPGWPQGGTSSAQQSREFESRGEAPGTSSSCKGPKAPRRIMLIKNGDPRFQKTVVLSHRNTRNLTAFLSKASDLLHFPVKQVYTTSGEKVDSWNGLLHSPSVLVCAGYESFKPLAMEDSRRYGIETLSGQTSRNKTGSWGPKAKQSVIHSRSRSGSRPRRFSLLSERSGLSDPPVSLHHAQMGPASERYPQDTPTQLGPLVASDDVEKKVHINEDGSLSVEMKVRFHLLGEDALLWSRRVGRASVLTAANGEVPVLGEVDPLHCVCESHPGGSSEPGTQGLGTCEAGCEKALGRGRWKPGSRYEIWMNPLYSAQEERMASQRRSRLTQHSYSRRPWSQGVTGRKRSRKDSVSPDSSDRPPKDSEPNSSCCSRSLEGSVDSCDLHAASGAASQTEAGREAGSMCRTSKDPGPQGTGQDREHHRCLKQQSGGTAGVTCESSGSAGSHEESSEMGEQHQGCLSKTSVMTTSRPKATQRKGSSPPTVSPSSLRNKDSQAEEIPGRRKQEGRSRAVSSPSISSHSRGARIDHPRRHPNRRDIYCPLDSAVPRQVPGPSSGGRACPDNPAPHLSGSSPTARNQASWDAGPPSSASLHSQDVQGISSALMTPVSNSDCTSNFYPPYSPSAETEGHSELRARSPAPSPSNTSDPLSIQADGLDKKAGNDLPKPSWPLVPPVGEPEGGMPGAHRDCCCSPISTPLFHETPSDNTQTLQTSQPSGSQGPSSEVSLVCSRYCPTPPRTWPFVKKHPSGSSSLGADWEPDGRKLEEEKLDARPPRPPGSQSGAMGKAVKALRKGSSSCGPRSGRMLQGKVAGGGESLEEQEEDGRMMLGALPRASPDAVVREWLSNIPEEPIPMKCETVDESTVVVGGDPEGPKEDNADKHSQEGLGEPVLARQLSHEGVTSEKAESDGALPVTSDAHSKSGEGHPCSRVSEVPRETGSGKGMAVDCGVGQCVLPHKVSASIQIMKVLMGSKQGRPSSLPEVSSTVGRRLSHSARALITCLAGLHFFDEDLRSPTDKVRFTESPRYQELLSTFQALWPGCGCRQGELDSGLWELGWCKALPGLRSHVMTEDFTPTSSSGVDVGSGSGGSGEGTGPCAMDSALVPERIELPLKIPSQRPDSRTSKNQEDPEKQQSSVSTASSNSQEWACATRKDKAERNSGEQVLDSNLDQVVENAMQEEEVQLEKVEEEKEIAELPGEGVQGSAEEGRVMGQELSEADSDDGEGAQEDKSVQEEEAGGDPASTTLCPPGTREKPPEPPRSPSRRDPDASESQSGPNNEPGLEKPPQTTETSHEQTQTKFLQGPGEKSSSTACRVSLDPDILWVTKLLKRMEKAFMADLARATAEIRARWSLQSNDLLDQMVAELQQDVGQRLQDSTEKELHKIQSRAAGRMPGPAREALRWEMSLQTEQRRRRLRDLRNLSAFSEQARSQGILSFPVEDVPTLHGALGTWLVGEPEGEEFCPCEACMRKKVIPTSPKDTKGVTSAPIKKAFDLQHILQKKKGGCANGEAAETVPEKREMELLQGNASGIGTIDNEGLELGLGQDPGTEEGGEDESSQSLGRDGHPQVGEEGEVSQNGEEKTKPRQGSVFEGVGREEQGFGEKDENTEKGSRAEGSLEGEAWGEGDQSPEGQNDGAVTTEGDRKPESVGGDQGEKEGSSQAVWVQGQQGETSGNSSPDKEGKPAMLPTPDGDTPCQRSGWKAGLASSSTFSLGNCSQLSQKGSEEKPSNGDMRSIEDESKGIPSPERKVTGMYPESSTSEQEVAPLGPRTPEQEVGEASGLEAENVIESLSFTEMRSKNLTKDRTDGFGQDDLDF, encoded by the exons ATGAACAGCACCCTGAGAGATGCCCAGGCCCCGAGCCACCGGGAGTGCCTACTGCCTTCTGTGGCCCGGACTCCCTCTGTCACCCAGATCACACCAGCCAAGAAGATAACCTTCCTCAAGAGAGGGGATCCCCGGTTTGCTGGGGTTCGCTTGGCTGTTGACCAGCGTGCTTTCAAGAGCTTCGGTGCCCTGATGGATGAGCTCTCTCAGCGCATGCCTCTCTCCTTTGGGGTGCGCTCTGTCACTACGCCCCGGGGCCTGCATGGCCTCAGTGCCCTGGAACAGCTGGAAGATGGTGGCTGCTACCTCTGCTCTGATAAGAAGCCCCCCAAAACACCCAGTGGACCAGGCTGGCCACAAGGGGGAACCTCATCTGCTCAGCAGTCAAGGGAATTTGAAAGCCGGGGTGAGGCGCCAGGAACATCCTCTTCCTGCAAGGGTCCTAAGGCCCCAAGAAGGATAATGCTGATTAAGAATGGGGACCCTAGGTTCCAGaagacagtggttctcagtcACAGAAATACAAGGAACCTGACGGCCTTTCTCAGCAAAGCCTCAGATCTTCTGCACTTTCCTGTGAAACAGGTGTATACGACCAGTGGAGAAAAG GTGGACTCTTGGAACGGTCTACTGCACAGCCCCTCGGTGCTAGTATGTGCTGGTTATGAGTCCTTCAAACCTCTGGCAATGGAAGATTCCAGAAGATATGGGATTGAAACTTTATCTGGGCAGacttcaagaaataaaactg gaagCTGGGGGCCAAAAGCCAAGCAGAGTGTGATCCACTCAAGGTCCAGGTCGGGCAGTCGGCCACGGCGGTTTTCCTTGCTGTCGGAGAGGTCTGGTCTCAGTGACCCCCCAGTGTCCCTGCATCACGCCCAGATGGGCCCTGCTTCTGAAAGATATCCTCAGGACACACCCACCCAGCTTGGCCCATTGGTGGCCAGTGATGATGTTGAGAAAAAGGTCCACATAAATGAGGATGGCAGCCTGTCTGTAGAGATGAAAGTCCGTTTCCACCTACTTGGCGAGGATGCACTTCTGTGGTCcaggagggtgggcagggccagTGTCCTCACGGCAGCCAATGGAGAGGTCCCTGTTCTGGGGGAGGTGGATCCCCTCCACTGTGTGTGTGAGAGTCACCCTGGGGGCTCCTCGGAACCTGGAACACAAGGACTAGGGACCTGTGAGGCAGGATGTGAGAAAGCCCTTGGCCGAGGCCGGTGGAAGCCAGGGTCTAGATATGAGATATGGATGAACCCCCTGTACTCTGCCCAGGAAGAGAGGATGGCCTCTCAGAGGAGATCCAGGTTGACCCAACACTCCTATTCCAGGAGGCCCTGGAGCCAAGGAGTCACCGGAAGGAAACGAAGCAGGAAAGACAGTGTCAGCCCTGACTCCAGTGACAGACCCCCCAAAGACTCTGAGCCCAACTCCTCCTGCTGCTCTAGGTCTCTGGAGGGCAGCGTGGACAGCTGTGACCTACATGCGGCCTCTGGGGCTGCCTCCCAgacagaagcagggagggaagcTGGCAGCATGTGCAGGACTAGTAAAGACCCGGGTCCACAGGGAACAGGGCAGGACAGAGAGCACCATAGATGCCTGAAGCAGCAGAGTGGAGGCACGGCAGGTGTTACTTGTGAGTCCTCAGGGAGTGCTGGGTCTCATGAGGAGTCCAGTGAAATGGGTGAGCAGCACCAGGGCTGCCTAAGCAAGACAAGTGTCATGACTACTTCCCGGCCAAAGGCCACTCAGAGGAAAGGCTCCAGTCCTCCCACAGTGAGTCCCTCATCTTTGAGGAACAAGGACTCACAGGCAGAGGAAA TCCCAGgcagaagaaagcaggaaggcagATCCAGGGCTGTGTCCTCTCCCAGCATTTCCAGCCACAGCCGAGGGGCCCGGATAGACCACCCCAGGCGGCACCCCAACCGAAGGGACATCTACTGTCCGCTTGACTCAGCTGTTCCCAGGCAAGTGCCGGGGCCTTCTAGTGGAGGCAGGGCCTGTCCAGATAACCCAGCACCACACCTTTCTGGAAGCTCACCTACTGCCAGGAACCAGGCTTCCTGGGACGCAgggcctccctcctctgcctctcttcatTCCCAGGATGTACAGGGGATTAGCAGTGCTCTCATGACCCCTGTGAGCAATTCTGACTGTACTTCCAATTTCTATCCCCCATACTCTCCCTCTGCTGAGACTGAAGGTCACTCTGAGCTCAGGGCACGGTCACCAGCTCCCTCACCTTCCAACACATCAGACCCTTTGAGCATCCAAGCTGATGGCCTGGACAAAAAGGCAGGGAATGACCTTCCCAAGCCTTCCTGGCCTTTAGTTCCACCAGTTGGAGAGCCTGAGGGAGGGATGCCAGGAGCCCACCGAGACTGCTGCTGCTCACCAATCAGCACACCCCTGTTCCATGAGACCCCCAGTGATAACACTCAGACCCTACAGACCTCCCAGCCATCAGGCAGCCAGGGGCCCTCCTCTGAGGTCTCCTTGGTATGCAGCAGGTACTGTCCCACCCCCCCGAGGACATGGCCTTTTGTCAAGAAACACCCTTCAGGCAGCAGTAGCCTTGGTGCTGACTGGGAGCCAGACGGGAGAAAGCTGGAGGAGGAAAAGCTAGATGCACGGCCCCCACGGCCCCCGGGGTCTCAGTCAGGGGCCATGGGGAAAGCAGTCAAAGCCTTGAGAAAGGGCAGCTCTAGCTGTGGTCCCAGGTCTGGGAGAATGTTACAGGGGAAGGTTGCTGGTGGAGGGGAAAGCCTGGAGGAGCAAGAGGAAGATGGCAGAATGATGCTGGGTGCCCTACCCCGAGCCTCACCAGATGCTGTGGTCCGTGAATGGCTGAGCAACATCCCGGAGGAGCCCatacccatgaaatgtgagacgGTGGATGAGAGTACAGTTGTGGTGGGGGGTGATCCAGAAGGCCCCAAGGAGGACAATGCTGACAAACATTCCCAGGAAGGTCTAGGGGAGCCAGTTCTGGCCAGACAACTGTCCCATGAAGGGGTCACCAgtgaaaaagcagaatcagatggTGCCCTCCCAGTGACTAGTGATGCTCATTCCAAGTCAGGAGAGGGCCATCCTTGTAGCAGAGTTTCAGAAGTCCCCAGGGAGACTGGATCAGGCAAAGGAATGGCTGTGGACTGCGGTGTGGGCCAGTGTGTGCTTCCTCACAAGGTCTCTGCCTCCATACAGATCATGAAGGTGCTGATGGGCTCCAAGCAGGGCCGGCCCAGCAGTCTGCCTGAGGTGTCCAGTACAGTGGGCAGGAGGCTTAGCCACTCTGCCCGGGCCCTTATCACCTGTCTTGCTGGGCTCCACTTCTTTGATGAAGACCTTAGGTCTCCTACTGACAAAGTGAGGTTCACAGAGTCTCCTCGGTACCAGGAGCTCCTGAGCACCTTCCAGGCCCTATGGCCAGGGTGTGGCTGCAGGCAAGGTGAGCTGGATTCTGGCCTCTGGGAGCTTGGCTGGTGCAAGGCTCTGCCAGGCCTCAGGTCCCATGTCATGACTGAGGACTTCACACCAACATCCTCATCTGGTGTGGATGTTGGCAGTGGCTCCGGAGGCTCAGGGGAGGGCACTGGACCCTGTGCCATGGACAGCGCCCTGGTCCCTGAGAGGATAGAGCTGCCCTTGAAAATCCCCTCCCAGAGGCCTGATTCTAGAACCTCCAAGAACCAAGAGGATCCAGAAAAACAGCAGTCCAGTGTTTCTACAGCCTCTTCAAACTCCCAAGAATGGGCTTGTGCCACCAGGAAAGACAAGGCAGAAAGAAACAGTGGGGAGCAGGTGCTGGACAGTAACCTGGATCAAGTAGTTGAAAACGCAATGCAAGAAGAGGAGGTACAACTAGAGaaagttgaagaagaaaaagaaatagcagaaCTGCCAGGAGAGGGTGTCCAAGGATCTGCAGAAGAGGGAAGAGTCATGGGACAAGAATTGTCAGAGGCTGACTCTGACGATGGGGAAGGTGCACAGGAAGATAAGAGTGtgcaggaagaggaagcaggaggagaCCCTGCCTCCACCACACTTTGCCCTCCAGGGACAAGAGAGAAACCACCAGAGCCCCCTAGGAGCCCTAGCAGGAGGGATCCAGATGCCAGCGAAAGTCAGAGTGGCCCCAACAATGAGCCTGGCTTGGAGAAGCCACCCCAAACAACTGAGACAAGCCATGAGCAAACCCAGACCAAGTTCTTGCAGGGGCCTGGGGAGAAGAGCTCTTCTACAGCCTGCAGAGTGTCCCTGGATCCTGACATCCTCTGGGTGACCAAGTTGCTAAAGAGGATGGAGAAAGCTTTCATGGCTGACCTTGCCAGAGCCACAGCCGAGATCCGAGCCCGCTGGAGCCTGCAGAGCAATGACCTTCTGGACCAAATGGTGGCAGAGTTACAGCAGGATGTGGGCCAGCGGCTCCAGGATAGCACTGAGAAAGAACTCCACAAGATCCAGAGCCGGGCAGCGGGGAGGATGCCAGGGCCAGCGAGGGAAGCCCTCAGGTGGGAGATGTCCCTGCAGACAGAGCAGCGCAGGCGTCGTCTCCGGGACCTGCGCAACCTCTCGGCTTTCTCAGAGCAGGCTCGAAGCCAGGGGATCCTGTCCTTCCCTGTGGAGGATGTGCCAACCCTCCATGGAGCCCTGGGGACCTGGCTGGTTGGGGAGCCTGAGGGGGAGGAGTTTTGTCCCTGTGAGGCCTGCATGAGAAAGAAAGTGATCCCTACATCCCCGAAAGACACAAAGGGGGTAACCAGCGCACCCATCAAAAAGGCCTTTGACCTGCAGCACATtctgcaaaagaagaaaggagggtgTGCTAATGGGGAGGCAGCAGAGACAgtcccagagaagagagagatggagcttCTCCAGGGGAACGCCTCAGGGATAGGGACTATTGACAATGAAGGCCTGGAGCTGGGGTTAGGCCAGGATcctgggacagaggagggggGTGAGGATGAGAGCAGCCAGAGCCTTGGCAGGGATGGACACCCCcaagtgggagaggagggtgAAGTTTCtcagaatggagaagagaaaacaaaaccccgGCAAGGCAGTGTCTTTGAGGGAgtgggcagggaggagcagggctTTGGTGAGAAGgatgaaaacacagagaagggcTCTAGAGCTGAAGGCAGTTTGGAAGGTGAAGCCTGGGGAGAAGGTGACCAAAGTCCAGAGGGACAGAATGATGGTGCTGTAActacagagggagacaggaagccaGAGTCAGTGGGAGGAGATCAAGGTGAGAAAGAAGGTAGCTCACAAGCTGTCTGGGTGCAGGGCCAACAAGGTGAAACTTCTGGAAACAGCAGCCCAGACAAAGAGGGGAAGCCAGCAATGCTCCCTACCCCAGATGGAGACACCCCCTGCCAAAGGTCAGGCTGGAAAGCAGGCCTTGCCTCCTCCAGCACCTTTTCTCTGGGAAATTGCTCTCAGCTCTCTCAGAAAGGCTCTGAAGAAAAGCCTTCGAATGGAGACATGAGGAGCATCGAAGATGAGTCCAAGGGAATCCCCAGTCCAGAGAGAAAAGTCACAGGCATGTATCCAGAAAGCTCCACTTCTGAGCAAGAAGTGGCACCCTTGGGCCCAAGGACTCCAGAGCAGGAGGTAGGTGAGGCCTCTGGCCTAGAAGCTGAGAATGTAATTGAAAGTCTCTCTTTCACAGAAATGAGGTCTAAAAACCTCACCAAGGACAGGACAGATGGCTTTGGCCAAGATGACTTAGATTTCTAG